The following proteins are encoded in a genomic region of Oncorhynchus kisutch isolate 150728-3 linkage group LG6, Okis_V2, whole genome shotgun sequence:
- the LOC109893042 gene encoding histone deacetylase complex subunit SAP30L, with protein MNGFSTEEDSHDGPPAPPFYGQTCCLIEDGERCGRSAGNASFSKRIQKSISQKKLKLDIDKSVRHLYICDFHKNFIQSVRNKRKRKTSDDGGESPDHDVEVPEVDLFQLQVNTLRRYKRHYKLQTRPGLNKAQLAETVSRHFRNIPVNEKETLTYFIYMVKSSKSRLDQKSEGSKQLE; from the exons ATGAACGGGTTCAGCACAGAAGAAGACAGTCACGATGGACCTCCGGCTCCACCGTTTTACGGCCAGACTTGTTGTTTGATTGAGGACGGTGAGCGCTGCGGACGATCAGCTGGAAACGCTTCCTTCAGCAAGCGGATCCAGAAAAGCATATCGCAGAAAAAACTAAAGCTGGACATCGACAAAAGT GTCCGACACCTCTACATATGCGACTTCCACAAAAACTTCATCCAGAGTGTCCGTAACAAACGGAAGAGGAAGACGAGTGACGACGGAGGGGAGTCTCCTGATCATGATGTGGAGGTGCCAGAG GTGGATCTGTTCCAGCTTCAGGTGAACACGCTGAGACGCTACAAGAGACACTACAAGCTCCAGACCAGACCTGGCTTGAACAAGGCTCAACTGGCTGAG ACTGTCAGTCGCCACTTCCGGAATATCCCCGTGAACGAGAAGGAGACTCTCACATACTTTATTTATATGGTGAAGAGCAGCAAAAGCCGACTGGACCAGAAATCAGAGGGCAGCAAACAGCTGGAATAA